In one Steroidobacteraceae bacterium genomic region, the following are encoded:
- a CDS encoding CDP-alcohol phosphatidyltransferase family protein — MFDRSLQRGLQPLLDSIAARLQQAGLRANWLTTIGLAAAVTGGVCIASRAYGLGLCAIAISRLADGLDGPLARLSRPTRFGAYFDSVADFAFYAAVPLGFAHAAAENARAAATLLAAIVLSSSSFLAYAAVCNTAPLTEPHSHGKGFAYSQGLAEGGETIAVYAAMCLWPGQFGPLAYAFAAICVLTAIQRLVAARQAW; from the coding sequence ATGTTCGACAGGAGTCTGCAACGCGGCCTTCAGCCACTTCTGGATTCAATCGCGGCGAGACTGCAGCAAGCCGGGCTGCGCGCCAATTGGCTGACGACGATCGGCCTCGCCGCCGCGGTGACCGGCGGAGTCTGTATTGCATCGCGCGCCTATGGGCTCGGACTGTGCGCCATCGCGATCAGCCGACTGGCGGACGGCCTTGATGGACCGCTTGCCCGGCTTTCACGCCCGACCCGCTTCGGCGCGTATTTCGACAGCGTCGCAGACTTTGCCTTCTATGCAGCCGTGCCACTTGGGTTCGCCCATGCCGCTGCCGAAAATGCCCGGGCGGCGGCAACCTTGCTCGCCGCCATCGTCCTGTCGTCGAGTAGTTTCCTGGCCTACGCAGCGGTATGCAACACGGCACCGCTAACCGAACCCCACAGTCACGGGAAGGGATTCGCATACAGCCAGGGTCTTGCAGAAGGTGGCGAAACGATTGCGGTTTACGCAGCGATGTGCCTCTGGCCGGGCCAGTTTGGCCCGCTCGCCTACGCGTTCGCGGCGATATGTGTCCTGACCGCTATCCAGCGACTTGTCGCTGCGCGCCAGGCGTGGTGA
- a CDS encoding universal stress protein codes for MPSPKKILVAVKDPFDRKLPALRKALALARAAGGQVQLFHSLSAPIYLDALTARGDSLRTLESRELKRSRAALEKLASRPGSSGVRISVAAEWDYPPAEAIVRQARKWGASLIIADRHAGARHARWLLSFNDWELLRLAPCPVLIAKTEGGYDGKVVVAAVDPTHAHAKPAALDTAILNTASDYAEMLRAKLHAVTACPAPPVYPSFGYMEAYALPDSSPEERLRSTRAELDKLIGKRPIARDRRHVISAEPSAAIVTIARKQRAGLVVMGAVSRSAIKRLFIGNTAERTLDALPCDALVVKPRSFRSPVARGSRGLRIMATPAVT; via the coding sequence ATGCCAAGCCCCAAGAAAATACTTGTAGCGGTCAAGGACCCGTTTGATCGGAAGTTGCCGGCCCTGCGCAAAGCGCTGGCGCTCGCGCGTGCCGCCGGCGGCCAGGTGCAGTTGTTCCATAGCCTGTCGGCACCCATCTATCTCGATGCACTTACTGCGCGCGGTGACAGTTTGCGCACCCTGGAGTCGCGGGAACTGAAGCGCAGTCGCGCTGCGCTCGAAAAGCTTGCGAGCCGACCCGGATCGAGTGGCGTGAGGATATCCGTTGCTGCCGAATGGGATTACCCGCCCGCCGAGGCCATCGTCCGGCAGGCTCGCAAATGGGGCGCTTCACTGATCATCGCAGATCGGCACGCGGGCGCGCGGCATGCGCGCTGGCTGTTGAGTTTCAATGATTGGGAGCTGTTGAGATTGGCGCCCTGCCCGGTCTTGATCGCCAAGACAGAAGGCGGCTACGACGGCAAAGTGGTTGTCGCCGCCGTTGATCCTACGCACGCGCACGCCAAGCCTGCGGCACTCGATACCGCAATCCTGAATACAGCATCAGACTACGCGGAAATGTTGCGCGCGAAGCTTCACGCGGTTACGGCATGCCCTGCGCCCCCGGTCTACCCGTCATTCGGCTACATGGAAGCGTATGCGCTCCCCGATTCGAGTCCCGAGGAACGGCTCCGAAGCACACGCGCTGAGCTCGACAAATTAATTGGCAAGCGGCCGATCGCTCGCGACAGACGTCACGTCATCTCGGCGGAACCAAGTGCGGCGATCGTAACGATTGCTCGCAAGCAAAGGGCCGGTCTCGTCGTAATGGGTGCGGTGTCGCGATCGGCTATCAAGCGCTTGTTCATTGGCAATACGGCGGAGCGAACGCTTGATGCGCTGCCTTGCGATGCCCTGGTCGTCAAGCCGCGCTCGTTCCGTTCGCCGGTTGCTCGCGGCAGCCGCGGTCTGCGGATCATGGCCACACCAGCGGTTACCTAG
- a CDS encoding OmpA family protein, with protein MRRSIFLLVSMLLASLAWSQELRATLFADADAARQSADNEQAALLAPQNYSEASRYYERAEQRLADKGNIDRIKADLARATTSWSAARDAAKIAAVSLADTMRARADALKSEAPKFAPDGWQEAQRLFSSAAQRLESGDLNGARSRGVQASTAYRAAELGAIKTQYLDEARQLIQRARNERVARYAPRTLAHAEALLTEADSALERNRYDVDEPRSLAREARAEAAHALSLAARIGPVRDGAAELETLLLQSEKPLRDVAAQLDLSPTSDVESTVLAQQIIEAVTRLQKDSQLLGERNTQIANLEAELGDLETKLGRESARRAQQERLRDRLRQTELMFPPEEALVYQQGNDLLLRLVGLTFPSGRSTVETSAYTLLGKVRDVLTLFSPGEVLIEGHTDSFGSDEANLELSAQRALSVREYLLANTPGLDPDKVTAQGYGETQPIASNDSAEGRGRNRRIDVVLRGALVLPVSRE; from the coding sequence ATGCGCCGATCCATCTTCCTGCTGGTCAGCATGTTGCTGGCCTCGCTTGCCTGGTCGCAGGAACTGCGCGCAACTCTGTTTGCCGACGCAGATGCCGCGCGCCAGTCAGCAGATAACGAGCAAGCGGCGCTCCTTGCGCCGCAGAACTATTCGGAAGCCAGCCGTTACTACGAGCGTGCTGAGCAGCGACTGGCCGACAAGGGCAACATCGATCGAATCAAGGCCGATTTGGCACGTGCCACCACGTCGTGGTCAGCCGCGCGCGATGCCGCCAAGATTGCGGCGGTCTCGCTGGCAGATACCATGCGTGCGCGAGCCGATGCGCTCAAGTCCGAGGCACCGAAATTTGCACCGGATGGATGGCAAGAGGCACAAAGGCTGTTCAGCTCCGCGGCGCAACGCCTTGAGAGTGGCGATCTCAATGGAGCACGATCGCGTGGCGTGCAGGCAAGTACCGCCTACCGTGCCGCCGAGCTTGGTGCAATCAAGACCCAATATCTCGACGAAGCGCGGCAACTCATACAAAGGGCCCGAAATGAGCGTGTCGCTCGTTACGCTCCGAGGACACTGGCCCATGCCGAAGCGCTGCTGACGGAGGCCGATTCCGCCCTCGAGCGCAATCGTTACGATGTCGATGAACCGCGCAGCCTGGCGCGGGAAGCCCGCGCTGAGGCTGCGCACGCGTTGTCACTGGCGGCACGGATCGGCCCGGTCCGCGACGGCGCGGCAGAACTGGAAACACTGCTGTTGCAGTCGGAAAAGCCGTTACGCGATGTGGCCGCGCAGCTGGATCTCAGCCCGACCAGCGATGTCGAATCCACGGTGCTTGCGCAACAAATAATCGAGGCGGTCACCAGATTGCAGAAGGATTCGCAATTGCTGGGCGAGCGCAACACGCAGATTGCGAATCTCGAAGCGGAATTGGGCGATCTCGAAACCAAGCTCGGTCGTGAGTCGGCGCGCAGGGCGCAACAGGAGCGGCTGCGTGACCGATTGCGACAAACCGAGCTCATGTTCCCGCCGGAAGAAGCGCTGGTTTACCAGCAGGGCAACGATCTGCTTTTGCGGCTGGTTGGACTGACCTTTCCGAGCGGCCGCTCGACGGTCGAGACGAGCGCTTATACCTTGCTTGGCAAGGTGCGCGATGTCCTTACGCTGTTTTCGCCAGGCGAGGTGCTCATCGAGGGCCATACGGATTCGTTCGGTAGCGATGAAGCGAATCTGGAGCTTTCTGCGCAGCGGGCGCTATCCGTGCGAGAGTACTTGCTGGCGAATACGCCCGGACTCGATCCCGACAAGGTGACCGCCCAGGGCTACGGCGAGACCCAGCCCATCGCCAGCAACGACTCAGCAGAAGGTCGCGGCAGGAATCGCCGAATCGACGTCGTACTGCGCGGCGCCCTGGTACTCCCGGTCTCCCGCGAGTAG
- a CDS encoding nucleoside transporter C-terminal domain-containing protein: MTAWLGHLQGVLGIAAIVGLCWAVSENRRGMPSWRWLGTALLIQLVVAVTLLRIPAMFEVLRFGNTAVDALARASRAGSAYMFGYLGGADLPFDLRDGGGRPVIIAFEILPLVIVTSALAALLWHWGILRAIVRVLSYAMQRSMQIGGAVGLNAGANLFLGVIEAPLVVRAYLERMTRSELFMVMTLGMSTVSGVVLVLYSQTLAQVVDNAFAHILTASLISMPAAVLLARVMVPGSSPTGADRPADELRYESSIDALVRGTGDGLKLFLMVIAMLIVIFACVSLCDQLLEQLPNLGHTALTLKRVFGWLFAPLMWAIGIDWQDAAMAGSLMGTKAVLNEYVAYLELAAAGQGAMTPRSTLICTYALCGFANFASIGLLISAIVTLAPSRRRDAVQLGMRSWLAGNLASAMTGAMVGMVLA; the protein is encoded by the coding sequence ATGACAGCGTGGCTTGGACATTTGCAGGGAGTACTCGGAATTGCCGCAATAGTCGGTTTGTGCTGGGCTGTCAGCGAAAATCGGCGCGGCATGCCGAGCTGGCGCTGGCTGGGCACCGCACTCCTGATACAGCTGGTGGTGGCGGTCACCTTGTTGCGTATTCCCGCGATGTTCGAAGTGCTTCGTTTTGGCAACACAGCCGTCGATGCGCTCGCGCGCGCCAGCCGTGCAGGATCTGCCTACATGTTCGGCTACCTTGGCGGCGCTGATTTGCCGTTCGATCTTCGCGACGGCGGCGGCCGCCCGGTCATCATCGCGTTCGAGATCCTGCCGCTGGTCATCGTGACATCTGCGCTCGCCGCGTTGCTCTGGCATTGGGGCATACTTCGCGCCATCGTTCGGGTTCTGTCATACGCCATGCAACGCAGCATGCAAATCGGTGGCGCGGTCGGCCTGAATGCCGGCGCGAACCTTTTCCTCGGAGTCATAGAGGCACCGTTGGTCGTTCGCGCCTATCTCGAGCGCATGACGCGCTCGGAACTGTTCATGGTCATGACGCTTGGCATGAGCACGGTATCAGGCGTGGTTCTCGTGCTCTATAGCCAGACGCTGGCACAAGTCGTCGACAATGCGTTCGCGCACATACTGACAGCCTCGTTGATATCCATGCCCGCGGCGGTATTGCTGGCACGCGTCATGGTTCCGGGCTCCAGCCCCACGGGGGCTGACCGACCGGCAGATGAACTGCGTTACGAGAGCAGTATCGATGCGCTGGTGCGCGGCACCGGCGATGGCCTGAAACTGTTCCTGATGGTCATCGCCATGTTGATCGTCATTTTTGCCTGCGTTTCGCTATGTGACCAGTTGCTCGAACAGCTGCCCAACCTTGGCCATACCGCGTTGACTCTCAAGCGCGTGTTTGGCTGGTTGTTTGCGCCGCTCATGTGGGCCATCGGCATCGACTGGCAGGACGCAGCGATGGCGGGATCATTGATGGGGACGAAGGCTGTGCTGAACGAATACGTGGCCTACCTGGAACTGGCCGCTGCAGGGCAGGGCGCAATGACGCCGCGCTCGACATTGATCTGTACGTATGCACTATGCGGATTCGCGAACTTCGCAAGCATCGGCCTGTTGATTTCCGCAATCGTTACACTCGCACCATCGCGACGACGAGACGCAGTTCAGCTCGGGATGCGCTCGTGGCTGGCAGGCAACCTGGCGAGCGCAATGACCGGCGCAATGGTGGGAATGGTTCTCGCCTGA
- a CDS encoding D-2-hydroxyacid dehydrogenase encodes MRRDGTKSFALATVLAAAFGAAWQMPVRAADAGAEALIEKYRLRESATPVAAWVRWRRPQRILVDAGVPGLVDAVKSAAPGVTVISAGDAAEMVARSAGADAAIGRTRVICSEPLLAAGRNLRWLQSIYAGVEACVDKPQIRDGKLLLSNMRAIAGAVIAEHAIAMLLALSRNLPDSFRQQMHGEWAVMGEGATMRTLQGKTLLVVGLGGIGEQVARRADALGMRVIATRASNAPAPPFVSYLGKPDELANLAASADAVVVTAPLTSTTRGMFDAQMFARMKPSAYLVNVSRGGLVVTDDLVHALEARQIAGAALDVTEPEPLPKDHPLWLAPNVILTPHVAAQSDLGEEAQFAVIAENVRRYVAGARLLSVVDVDRQY; translated from the coding sequence GTGCGGAGGGACGGTACCAAGAGTTTTGCACTCGCCACGGTGTTAGCCGCGGCATTTGGCGCGGCCTGGCAGATGCCGGTGCGCGCCGCTGACGCCGGTGCGGAAGCGCTGATAGAAAAATATCGCTTGCGCGAGTCGGCGACGCCGGTTGCTGCATGGGTCCGTTGGCGTCGGCCGCAACGCATTCTGGTGGATGCGGGCGTGCCGGGTCTGGTCGATGCGGTGAAGTCTGCGGCGCCCGGGGTTACGGTGATCAGTGCGGGTGACGCGGCGGAGATGGTGGCGCGGTCGGCCGGCGCCGATGCCGCCATCGGCCGTACGCGCGTGATCTGCAGCGAACCATTGCTGGCCGCGGGCCGGAACCTGCGCTGGTTGCAGAGTATCTATGCGGGTGTCGAGGCCTGCGTCGACAAACCGCAGATCCGCGACGGAAAACTTCTGCTGAGCAATATGCGCGCTATCGCCGGAGCCGTGATCGCCGAGCACGCAATAGCCATGCTGCTCGCATTGAGCCGCAATCTGCCAGATTCGTTCCGGCAGCAGATGCATGGTGAGTGGGCGGTAATGGGCGAGGGCGCGACCATGCGTACATTGCAAGGCAAGACCTTGCTGGTCGTCGGGCTTGGGGGCATCGGCGAACAGGTTGCGCGTCGCGCCGATGCGCTCGGCATGCGTGTGATTGCGACGCGCGCGAGTAATGCGCCGGCGCCGCCGTTCGTGAGCTACCTCGGCAAACCGGACGAACTTGCCAATCTTGCCGCGTCCGCAGACGCGGTTGTGGTCACGGCGCCGCTGACCTCGACGACACGCGGCATGTTCGATGCGCAGATGTTTGCGCGCATGAAACCATCGGCGTACCTGGTGAATGTATCGCGCGGAGGGCTGGTAGTCACCGACGATCTGGTGCACGCCCTTGAGGCCAGGCAGATTGCAGGCGCGGCCCTCGATGTCACCGAACCGGAGCCGCTGCCCAAGGATCATCCGTTGTGGCTGGCGCCCAATGTGATACTGACGCCCCATGTCGCGGCTCAGTCTGATCTCGGCGAAGAGGCGCAATTCGCTGTGATTGCGGAAAACGTTAGGCGTTACGTCGCCGGCGCCCGATTGCTTTCTGTGGTTGATGTCGACCGCCAGTACTGA
- a CDS encoding GGDEF domain-containing protein — protein MTLRALAINTHWGPPALMSQDAQEFDFAPCAQMIKALVPRATWIAFIDTADSLLYSSDGTILPEVAAIVSEMIAAGGGNSDTETVDGIGRSAEIGDLLAYFLRVTDDRGRLVGVTCLLCRSSQGGLSTLEAVDKLLRALLVLVGRDISQRAAIESGRFNLNETVELNWLLDVTQLRAGGKSESDLIGDTLAAIEKRLDADWIVLHVPGCHLTRVHGRKDGAEQTGEQLRELTTGYLLRAVQKRAQTLVVNKIREEGSKALLPFRILCVPLMAENECLGVVAVYNSSRRRSFTNDDARVLERLVPRLNELVTANIDRLTGVQSRRALEERIQTLTKLGEANAAIVYGDVDQLHVINELYGFSQGDDCLRRIGEIWRTVPMGSAGGGVYRLTGDRFLAVLNGATLNQARTWAENLREQIARNVSVGEPARLPLTVTLGVAVATGDTRLEHAIAAAETACKAGKDRGRNRVEVFEAADLSLMRRHEDVAVFREIIDALSDERFVLFAQPIVPLWDPTRPTNFELLVRMRDKSGNILAPESFMSAATRYQLLPQIDRWVVSHSLKELAPYASQLDETGARFAINLSGPSLADPEFADWVRSALRSSGLSGANLVFEVTETAAIGNLDAAKRFIERLGELDCNFALDDFGTGLSSLAYLKELKVECLKIDGAFVRDVLRDSGSESMVRAVLHIARQLNLVTVAEHIEDQETAEYLGKLGVVYGQGYGCGAPQPLESVLNQLAGVTTPGAQRQVAG, from the coding sequence TTGACCCTTCGTGCATTGGCCATCAATACGCACTGGGGACCGCCGGCACTCATGAGCCAGGATGCTCAGGAATTCGATTTCGCGCCATGCGCCCAGATGATAAAGGCGCTGGTTCCGCGCGCGACGTGGATAGCATTCATCGACACTGCCGACAGTCTTTTGTACAGCAGTGATGGGACGATTTTGCCGGAAGTTGCGGCCATCGTTAGCGAAATGATTGCGGCAGGAGGCGGCAACAGCGATACCGAAACCGTCGATGGTATCGGGCGATCAGCCGAGATCGGCGATCTACTCGCCTATTTCCTGCGAGTGACCGACGATCGCGGCAGGCTGGTCGGCGTGACATGCCTTCTGTGCCGATCGAGCCAGGGTGGTCTCAGTACGCTCGAAGCAGTCGACAAGTTGTTGCGCGCATTGCTCGTGCTGGTTGGTCGGGACATTTCCCAACGCGCGGCCATCGAATCCGGTCGATTCAACCTCAACGAAACCGTCGAGCTCAACTGGTTGCTCGACGTGACCCAATTGCGAGCCGGTGGCAAGTCGGAGTCCGATCTGATCGGCGACACACTAGCCGCAATCGAGAAACGTCTCGATGCCGACTGGATCGTGCTGCATGTGCCGGGATGTCATTTGACGCGTGTGCATGGACGCAAGGACGGCGCGGAGCAAACAGGCGAACAGTTGCGCGAGCTTACGACCGGATACCTCCTGAGGGCGGTCCAAAAGCGGGCGCAGACGCTTGTGGTCAACAAGATTCGTGAGGAAGGGTCGAAGGCACTTTTGCCATTTCGGATTCTCTGCGTTCCACTGATGGCCGAGAACGAATGCCTGGGCGTTGTAGCCGTCTACAACAGTAGTCGCCGCAGATCCTTCACCAATGACGATGCGCGAGTCCTCGAGCGTCTGGTGCCGCGCCTCAATGAACTCGTTACCGCCAACATTGACCGGCTGACCGGTGTCCAGAGCCGCCGTGCACTGGAGGAGCGGATCCAGACACTCACGAAACTGGGTGAAGCGAATGCGGCGATCGTTTACGGTGACGTGGACCAGTTGCATGTAATCAACGAGCTGTATGGTTTTTCCCAGGGAGACGATTGTCTGCGCCGCATCGGCGAAATCTGGCGCACTGTGCCCATGGGTTCGGCTGGCGGCGGCGTCTATCGTCTGACGGGGGATCGATTTCTCGCCGTACTGAACGGTGCCACTTTGAATCAGGCCCGAACCTGGGCGGAAAATCTACGCGAGCAAATCGCCCGGAATGTGAGCGTGGGCGAGCCGGCAAGATTGCCCCTGACGGTTACGCTGGGCGTTGCGGTGGCCACTGGCGATACGCGGCTCGAGCACGCGATAGCGGCTGCGGAGACGGCCTGTAAAGCAGGCAAGGACAGAGGTCGAAATCGCGTCGAGGTATTCGAGGCAGCCGATCTCAGCCTGATGCGCCGGCACGAAGATGTCGCTGTATTTCGCGAAATCATCGATGCGCTGTCCGATGAGCGTTTCGTCCTTTTCGCCCAGCCGATCGTTCCCCTGTGGGATCCCACGCGTCCAACGAACTTCGAGCTGCTGGTTCGAATGCGGGACAAATCGGGCAATATTTTGGCGCCAGAGTCATTCATGTCAGCCGCGACCCGATATCAATTGCTGCCGCAAATCGATCGTTGGGTGGTAAGTCACTCGCTCAAGGAGCTCGCCCCCTATGCCTCGCAGCTCGACGAGACCGGCGCGCGGTTTGCCATCAATCTGTCGGGACCGTCACTTGCAGACCCCGAATTCGCCGACTGGGTCCGCTCTGCATTGCGATCCTCGGGCCTGTCGGGTGCGAATCTGGTCTTCGAAGTGACGGAAACCGCAGCGATTGGCAATCTGGACGCCGCTAAACGATTCATTGAGCGGCTCGGGGAACTCGACTGCAACTTCGCACTCGATGACTTCGGTACCGGTCTGTCCTCCCTCGCCTATCTCAAGGAATTGAAGGTGGAGTGTCTGAAAATCGATGGCGCGTTCGTGCGTGATGTCTTGCGCGATTCGGGTTCCGAGTCGATGGTGCGCGCCGTCCTGCATATAGCCCGGCAACTCAATCTGGTGACCGTGGCCGAACATATCGAGGACCAGGAAACTGCAGAGTACCTGGGCAAGCTGGGTGTCGTATATGGTCAAGGCTACGGTTGCGGTGCGCCGCAACCTCTGGAGAGTGTTCTGAACCAGCTTGCGGGGGTCACCACGCCTGGCGCGCAGCGACAAGTCGCTGGATAG
- a CDS encoding TonB-dependent receptor yields the protein MRISRGLAPLAAGFALLHMAAAAAQQAGLHVTVIDQHLPQSGEAPGYEVRVDNAAIGLHMRQRLAGGRQARFEPLPTTGRYRVSAWALDEAGGSVALDDLQLRSGEVRAVQLLLRPAPLEEVQVSARRAGALANRLNAEVAASLDSTALAALPIAGRDALTSLVRMPNVAWSTGFFPEAPPVSINGANGLYINYLLDSIDNNENFLGGQKFPVPLGVVQQATVLANNFSSEFGRSANGIVNFTTRGGTNERQREVYGQFRPGRPIDSPSRFRQRDLSGNAVSDDFSREQYGVTVSGPMRKDWTHYLLNLEYTDESNAYLLDSPILGLLRSIPGRNRYALGSLRLDQRVSALWAATLRAHLGRIALERPGGGLGGGNVTFPSAGSAQDRDSSLLALTMGRRGSRYDYELVAQFSRFDWNYARPSQAGPQFVLRDESGLPIAVLGNPGFVFDSREKSAQFGHKLSWQSGNHRLKLGAEFLQHEFSLAGGGNPNGNFTLDLTADEVALLGNTSGTSLPTIAEIVAFDPLVANYAVELRPARFGVPQRLWAAYAEDEWHPDERWTVTAGVRWDKDSLSGAGSGREDKDNFAPRLAVNFRPDQLNVMRAGIGIFYDKLTYAVISDALQRNSDSVGLRSQLQQLIALGALPADTTIDRVLFPGNLTVNPACLRITECPSGSEVALLREQFASNEIRIKNPSGYENPYSVQIMLGWQRELANELLFSVDALFNRSLHLVRLRDLNAPAPFAANLAALTPQIVAQLQSLPDNAARLTLAHELGLVRTPAEADASRPVAIVPGGARQITVSETAGTSTYRALTLRLTRPLQPGAVGIDLAYTLSKLENDTDDINFRAADANDFTADYGPSANDRRHALSLVGTISPRAGWEVTVAALLQSGQPINFVPDGRIFGTQDLNGDGMSFGENYLGNSDRYPGTGRNSGRLPWSSNIDVGLRYNRALGKGSARLSVDIFNLLDSNNWSGFANAATTSNQIQFGGGVQPVQRNAGARRQFQIALDYSF from the coding sequence ATGCGAATTTCTCGGGGGCTCGCGCCGTTGGCGGCGGGTTTCGCTCTGCTTCACATGGCGGCCGCTGCAGCACAGCAGGCGGGTCTGCATGTGACTGTCATCGACCAGCACCTGCCGCAGTCCGGCGAAGCACCGGGCTACGAGGTACGGGTCGACAATGCGGCCATCGGTCTGCATATGCGACAACGGCTGGCAGGCGGGCGCCAGGCCCGTTTTGAGCCGTTACCCACTACGGGCCGTTACCGAGTGTCGGCATGGGCCCTTGACGAGGCCGGCGGTTCGGTCGCGCTCGATGACCTGCAGTTGCGCAGCGGCGAAGTCAGGGCCGTGCAGCTGCTCCTGCGTCCGGCCCCGCTTGAGGAAGTACAGGTTTCTGCGCGTCGCGCGGGCGCACTCGCCAACCGTCTTAACGCAGAGGTCGCGGCGTCCCTTGATTCGACAGCACTTGCCGCCTTGCCCATAGCGGGCAGGGATGCGCTCACCAGTCTTGTGCGAATGCCGAATGTCGCCTGGTCAACGGGCTTCTTTCCGGAAGCGCCGCCGGTGTCCATTAATGGCGCAAACGGATTATACATTAACTATCTTTTAGATAGTATTGATAATAATGAGAATTTTCTTGGCGGCCAAAAATTTCCGGTCCCCTTGGGAGTGGTCCAGCAAGCAACCGTGCTTGCCAACAATTTCTCGAGCGAATTCGGACGATCGGCAAACGGCATCGTGAACTTCACGACGCGCGGTGGAACCAACGAACGTCAACGTGAAGTCTACGGCCAGTTCCGGCCGGGGCGCCCCATTGATTCGCCATCGCGATTTCGCCAGCGCGACTTGTCAGGTAATGCCGTCAGCGATGATTTTTCGCGCGAGCAATACGGCGTAACCGTCAGCGGCCCTATGCGCAAGGATTGGACTCACTACCTGCTCAATCTCGAGTACACGGATGAGTCAAATGCCTATCTTCTCGATTCGCCCATACTCGGCCTGTTACGCAGCATTCCCGGAAGGAACCGCTATGCGCTTGGATCGCTGCGACTGGATCAGCGGGTTTCCGCATTATGGGCTGCGACCCTGCGCGCCCATCTGGGGCGCATCGCGCTCGAACGACCCGGCGGCGGATTGGGAGGTGGCAACGTAACCTTTCCGTCGGCCGGGTCCGCTCAGGATCGTGATTCGAGTTTGCTGGCTCTCACCATGGGGCGCCGCGGGTCGCGATATGACTATGAATTGGTCGCGCAATTCTCCCGATTTGATTGGAACTATGCCCGACCGTCCCAGGCAGGACCGCAATTCGTGCTGCGAGATGAAAGCGGCTTGCCGATTGCAGTCCTCGGCAATCCCGGGTTCGTCTTCGACAGTCGCGAAAAGAGCGCGCAGTTCGGCCACAAGCTCTCGTGGCAAAGCGGTAACCATCGCCTCAAACTGGGTGCGGAATTCCTGCAACACGAGTTCTCCCTGGCCGGCGGCGGCAACCCGAACGGGAATTTCACACTCGACCTGACCGCGGACGAAGTCGCGCTGCTCGGGAACACGTCCGGCACATCGCTCCCCACGATTGCCGAAATCGTGGCATTCGATCCACTGGTCGCGAACTACGCTGTCGAGCTGAGGCCCGCGCGTTTCGGCGTTCCACAAAGACTTTGGGCCGCCTATGCAGAGGACGAGTGGCATCCGGACGAGCGCTGGACCGTCACTGCCGGAGTGCGCTGGGACAAGGATTCTTTGAGTGGCGCGGGTTCCGGGCGCGAAGACAAGGACAATTTTGCGCCGCGCCTTGCCGTCAACTTTCGGCCCGACCAGCTCAATGTAATGCGCGCCGGGATCGGAATCTTCTATGACAAACTGACCTACGCCGTCATCTCCGACGCTTTACAAAGAAACTCCGACAGTGTCGGTTTGCGCTCACAATTGCAGCAACTGATCGCGCTTGGCGCGTTACCCGCGGATACGACAATCGATCGCGTCCTGTTCCCGGGCAATCTGACCGTGAATCCCGCTTGTCTTCGGATCACGGAATGTCCATCCGGCAGCGAGGTGGCACTGCTACGCGAGCAGTTCGCAAGCAATGAAATTCGTATCAAGAATCCTTCCGGCTATGAAAATCCCTACAGCGTGCAAATCATGCTCGGTTGGCAACGCGAACTTGCCAACGAATTGCTGTTCTCCGTAGATGCGTTGTTCAATCGCTCATTGCATCTTGTGCGCCTTCGCGATCTGAATGCGCCGGCGCCTTTCGCCGCGAACCTGGCAGCGCTGACGCCACAGATCGTCGCGCAGCTGCAGTCCCTGCCGGACAATGCCGCGCGACTCACCCTGGCGCACGAGCTCGGCCTGGTGCGAACCCCTGCGGAGGCGGACGCAAGCCGCCCGGTCGCCATTGTGCCGGGCGGGGCGCGGCAAATCACCGTTTCCGAAACAGCCGGCACGTCGACCTACCGCGCCTTGACGCTGCGTTTGACTCGCCCGTTACAACCAGGCGCAGTGGGCATCGATCTCGCATATACGCTGTCGAAACTCGAGAACGACACCGATGACATCAATTTCCGCGCGGCCGATGCCAACGATTTCACCGCCGACTACGGACCTTCCGCCAATGATCGCCGCCATGCGCTCTCCCTGGTCGGCACCATCTCCCCTCGCGCGGGCTGGGAGGTGACAGTAGCCGCGCTTCTGCAGTCGGGCCAACCGATCAATTTCGTTCCCGACGGGCGAATTTTCGGAACGCAGGACCTCAATGGCGACGGCATGTCATTCGGTGAGAATTATCTCGGTAATTCGGATCGTTACCCGGGAACGGGGCGCAACAGCGGTCGGCTTCCCTGGTCCAGCAACATCGACGTCGGCCTTCGCTACAATCGCGCGCTGGGAAAGGGGAGTGCGCGTTTGAGTGTCGATATATTCAATCTGCTCGACAGCAACAACTGGTCGGGTTTTGCAAATGCTGCGACAACGTCCAATCAGATCCAGTTCGGCGGCGGCGTGCAACCTGTGCAGCGCAATGCCGGAGCGCGGCGACAGTTTCAGATCGCGCTGGATTATTCATTCTGA